The stretch of DNA GTAGATCATGCCGATCACTCCAAGAGGAACCCGTTTCTTTTCGATATTCAACCCGTTTTCCTTCGTAATCTTCTCCAACGTTTCCCCGATCGGGTCCTTCAGCTCGATTAGCAACCGGATGGCATCCGACATATCTTGGATGCGTTGTTCATTCAATAAAATCCGATCCAAGATAGCATCCGTCAGACCTGCCGCCTTCCCGTCAAGCAAATCTTTTTTATTTTCCGCAAGCAAGATTTCCTGGTCCTTCAACAATTGCTCGGCAATCAATTCCAATGCCCTATTTTTTTCTTCCGTAGATACATCGACCATGACATAACTTGCTTCCTTGGCCGCTTTCCCTTTCAATTGAACTTCGCTCACTATGACTGCACTCATCATTATCCCTCCATACTCTTTTCGACTAACTCTTACATCTGGGGAACCCAGCGATCCCTATGGATCACTTCAACTGTCGGGGACAGTACATCCCCTAGCCGTTCCCGGTTCCTTTTTTCAATCGTTTCCTTCAATTCATCGGAAGAATACGTGACGACCCCTTTTCCAAGCAAGCCGCCTACTCCATACACTTCAACGACATCCCCTTTTTGGAAGGTGCCTTTCACTTTGAAGACACCGGCCGGAAGCAAGCTTTTTCCGTTGCAAAGGATAGCGTCTTCCGCACCCTGGTCGACGAACAGTTTCCCCGACGATTCGGAGTGGAGCGCAATCCATTGCCGTCTGGTATTAATTGTCGCATTGGCAGGATTGGAGATATACGTCCCATCCCCTTTTCCGTCTAAAATATCGATTAATTTTTCCGGACCGCTGCCGGTTCCTATGAAAATCGGAACTCCGAGCGAATGGGCTGTTTTAGCGGCAAGCAACTTCGACCGCATGCCGCCCGTCCCCACTTTCGAGCCGTTTTCATCCGCACCCGCCAGCAATTCTTCGGAAATGTCATCCAGCATGTCGTATCGCTGCGCGAGCGGATTCGTCCGGGGGTTCGCACTATAAATCCCGTTTATATCCGTCAAGATGATGAGCTGATCGGCATGAAGGAACCCGCTTACGAGCGCAGACAGCATATCATTGTCCCCGAATGTCAACTCATCGACCGAAACGGTGTCATTTTCATTAATGATCGGAATTATCCCCCGTTCCAACAATTCCGTCATCGTCGCAAAAGCATTCCGGTACCTTTCCCGGTTGGCAAAATCGCTCCTCGTCAATA from Bacillus sp. OxB-1 encodes:
- the proB gene encoding glutamate 5-kinase, encoding MSKQRVVVKIGSSSLTNDRGEIDNTKFDDHIQALAALREAGHDVIVVSSGAVAAGFAALGYPARPVTLKGRQAAAAVGQSLLVQSYIEKFRPYRLVPAQILLTRSDFANRERYRNAFATMTELLERGIIPIINENDTVSVDELTFGDNDMLSALVSGFLHADQLIILTDINGIYSANPRTNPLAQRYDMLDDISEELLAGADENGSKVGTGGMRSKLLAAKTAHSLGVPIFIGTGSGPEKLIDILDGKGDGTYISNPANATINTRRQWIALHSESSGKLFVDQGAEDAILCNGKSLLPAGVFKVKGTFQKGDVVEVYGVGGLLGKGVVTYSSDELKETIEKRNRERLGDVLSPTVEVIHRDRWVPQM